Proteins encoded by one window of Phycisphaerae bacterium:
- the hflC gene encoding protease modulator HflC — MRIIVIAAIVAGILAESVSCFFVVDQTEYAVQMRFGEPIRSIVEPGLYVKAPFPVDSVRRFDNRLMILENPGPDQPDREYLTQDEQSGIGKNVVVTTYTCWRIRHSGDAVLRFLETMGDTESAAARIGDIVVSELGAALGRNDFSVLISTDSATRRWTQFAAGLREACAARLEQAYGLDIVDVQIQRINFPEQNRRNVFERMRAERETIAARYRSEGEEQAAGIRAAANRQRTEILAAAYEEAQRVRGQADAEAARIYAEAYGKDPDFYAFTRTLEAYGKTLTQGTVAVLSGGSAFLRLLNRPGDATSSSAPAPDATMSSEARRANTDRQQEKNENVTR; from the coding sequence ATGCGCATCATTGTTATTGCGGCGATCGTTGCCGGGATCCTGGCTGAGTCCGTCTCCTGCTTCTTTGTCGTCGACCAGACCGAATATGCCGTGCAGATGCGCTTCGGCGAGCCCATCCGTTCGATCGTCGAGCCGGGCCTGTACGTCAAGGCACCGTTCCCTGTCGACAGTGTGCGGCGGTTCGACAACCGTTTGATGATTCTGGAGAACCCCGGACCGGACCAACCCGATCGGGAATATCTCACGCAGGACGAACAGAGCGGCATCGGCAAGAACGTGGTCGTGACGACCTATACGTGCTGGCGGATTCGCCACAGCGGAGACGCCGTATTGCGCTTCCTGGAGACCATGGGTGATACCGAGTCGGCTGCGGCGCGCATCGGCGATATCGTCGTGTCAGAGCTCGGAGCCGCTCTGGGTCGAAACGACTTTTCCGTGCTGATCTCCACCGACTCCGCCACGCGGCGCTGGACGCAATTCGCAGCGGGGCTTCGCGAGGCCTGCGCCGCGCGGCTCGAGCAGGCCTACGGACTCGATATCGTGGATGTGCAGATCCAGCGGATCAACTTCCCCGAGCAGAACCGTCGAAACGTCTTCGAGCGCATGCGCGCCGAGCGGGAGACGATCGCCGCACGGTACCGCTCCGAAGGCGAGGAGCAGGCGGCGGGAATCCGTGCCGCGGCCAATCGTCAACGGACGGAAATCCTGGCCGCCGCCTACGAAGAGGCCCAGCGGGTCCGGGGGCAGGCCGATGCCGAAGCCGCGCGAATCTATGCCGAAGCATACGGGAAGGATCCCGACTTCTACGCCTTCACACGGACGCTCGAGGCCTATGGCAAGACGTTGACTCAGGGAACGGTGGCGGTGCTCTCCGGCGGCAGCGCGTTTCTGCGACTGCTCAACAGACCGGGTGACGCGACGTCATCCAGCGCGCCGGCACCCGACGCAACGATGTCGAGTGAGGCGCGGCGGGCGAATACCGACAGGCAACAGGAAAAGAATGAGAACGTGACGCGATAA
- the hflK gene encoding FtsH protease activity modulator HflK, which yields MEPVTSNSAARISWRRWAVVAGFAGVVIYALSGTYFVEPHQRGVVRWFGRIPPAYRSVQPGLHYALPWPFCRVDTPAVTEVRRLYVGLTPDERQEITKGEPDAIERSPDSDMLSGDVNILKANLVIQYKIHDPPAFLFSTDDPNRIVHNTVRATLVESLAGMSVDQSLTVGKAALQAEVLTTAQARLDRYGMGVQLLSADVETIEPPRAIIDAFQDVVSAKKDGEKAVDYAVAEANRILPRSRGEAAQTREEALANAKERVSRARGDADRFESILVEYHRSPGILRQRMLLQTLEEILPKMQIYILDESPGDAPSRVRIIDTAG from the coding sequence ATGGAACCCGTAACATCCAATTCGGCAGCGCGGATTTCCTGGAGGCGGTGGGCGGTGGTCGCCGGCTTCGCAGGGGTGGTCATCTACGCGCTGAGCGGCACCTACTTTGTGGAGCCACATCAGCGCGGGGTGGTTCGCTGGTTCGGGCGCATTCCGCCGGCGTATCGCAGCGTGCAGCCGGGTCTGCACTACGCCCTGCCGTGGCCTTTCTGCCGGGTGGACACGCCGGCCGTGACCGAGGTTCGTCGCCTCTACGTTGGCCTGACGCCCGACGAACGGCAGGAAATCACGAAGGGTGAACCGGACGCGATCGAGCGCAGCCCGGACTCGGATATGCTCTCGGGCGACGTCAATATCCTGAAGGCAAACCTGGTTATCCAGTACAAGATACACGATCCCCCCGCGTTTCTTTTTTCGACGGACGATCCCAATCGTATCGTTCACAACACCGTCCGGGCCACGCTCGTTGAGTCGCTGGCGGGCATGTCGGTGGACCAGTCGCTGACGGTGGGGAAGGCCGCCCTTCAGGCCGAGGTGCTGACAACGGCCCAGGCACGTCTTGATCGCTACGGCATGGGCGTGCAACTGCTCTCGGCCGACGTGGAGACCATTGAACCACCCAGGGCAATCATCGACGCCTTTCAGGACGTGGTCAGCGCCAAGAAAGACGGTGAGAAGGCCGTGGACTACGCCGTCGCGGAGGCCAACCGGATTCTCCCCCGGTCACGCGGTGAAGCGGCGCAGACGCGGGAGGAAGCGCTTGCAAACGCCAAGGAGCGCGTCAGCCGCGCACGGGGAGACGCAGATCGCTTCGAGAGCATCCTGGTTGAATACCACCGCAGCCCGGGCATTCTGCGGCAGCGAATGCTCCTGCAGACGCTGGAAGAGATCCTACCGAAGATGCAGATCTATATTCTGGATGAATCGCCCGGAGATGCGCCGAGCAGGGTCCGGATCATCGACACGGCAGGTTAG
- a CDS encoding GNAT family N-acetyltransferase produces MIRKPPITLIDLDIQAASLILADPARFERSCHVTFGDLKVTCREIADQTAIMLTRSPREKPWGAYWAVNAVARQVVGTCAFKNGPDAQGNVEIAYFTLPPFEGRGIGTAMAAALVDVARHAPTRPRVIAHTLPEENASTKILRKLEFTLEGTVQDPEDGAIWRWALK; encoded by the coding sequence ATGATCCGGAAACCGCCTATTACGCTCATTGACCTGGATATTCAGGCGGCGTCTCTGATCCTGGCCGATCCCGCCCGATTCGAGAGGAGCTGTCATGTCACATTCGGAGACTTGAAGGTCACCTGCCGGGAGATTGCCGACCAGACAGCCATCATGTTGACGAGATCGCCCCGGGAAAAGCCGTGGGGTGCGTATTGGGCCGTCAACGCCGTGGCCCGGCAGGTTGTCGGAACGTGTGCATTCAAGAACGGTCCGGATGCTCAGGGAAACGTGGAGATCGCCTACTTCACACTTCCACCCTTTGAAGGCCGAGGCATTGGCACGGCCATGGCTGCGGCGCTCGTCGACGTGGCGCGGCACGCACCGACCAGACCTCGCGTCATCGCCCATACACTCCCCGAGGAGAATGCATCGACGAAGATCCTGCGCAAGCTCGAATTCACGCTGGAAGGAACCGTGCAGGATCCCGAGGATGGAGCGATCTGGCGATGGGCGCTCAAATGA
- a CDS encoding 8-oxo-dGTP diphosphatase, protein MAPIESADRATFDWTGWSPQEVATLVFIVRDGQILLIRKKRGIGAGKINGPGGRVEDGEDALACAAREFEEELLTRPIGLVWAGDLRFQFTSGFSMLVHVYRGDGVEGEPCETEEASPMWVNLGEIPYDAMWADDRFWMPRMLRRETFRGSFILDDDRLVHHFFESSDATG, encoded by the coding sequence ATGGCGCCGATCGAATCGGCCGACCGGGCAACCTTCGATTGGACCGGCTGGTCGCCGCAGGAAGTGGCCACACTGGTTTTCATCGTTCGCGACGGGCAAATCCTGCTCATTCGCAAGAAGCGGGGCATTGGTGCCGGGAAAATCAACGGACCCGGTGGGCGCGTGGAAGACGGCGAAGATGCCTTGGCATGCGCCGCCCGGGAATTCGAGGAGGAATTGCTGACCAGGCCCATCGGCCTCGTGTGGGCGGGCGATCTTCGATTTCAGTTTACCAGCGGATTCTCCATGCTCGTGCACGTGTATCGTGGAGACGGCGTGGAGGGCGAACCTTGTGAAACGGAGGAGGCATCGCCCATGTGGGTAAATCTCGGTGAAATTCCTTACGACGCCATGTGGGCCGATGACCGATTCTGGATGCCGCGGATGCTTCGCCGAGAGACCTTCCGGGGTTCATTCATTCTCGACGATGATCGCCTTGTACACCACTTCTTCGAGAGCAGCGATGCGACAGGCTGA
- a CDS encoding AAA family ATPase — MTRTPLFRAGSHENFRVVVTGPVGVDKKPFLERLVEYAAGRGHSARLFNVGDMMYAEAPDVAPGRILDVSLGRLNTLRRSVFKEVLSQVHTHETVIVNTHAAFRWKHGLFPAFDHDQMLQLDADLYVTLIDNVDAVHERLDREHHIRHTLKDILVWREEEILATEVLANVIRGHGSFYILARGEEDLSMLALYRLIFHRHRKVYPSFPMTHIMSNPHLREEVNEFRRVMAEHFVAFDPADLEDSHLQKAASEAAAQGKETMTVNINGRDMTYRVADVVQVAKDIDAQIYARDFKLIEQSDMIVSLIPAFTDGRPCLSSGVERELQHAHECTKEVFVVWRSPSEPSPFVTETATKVFRSVAEAMEHFLKRGYIEDIQLPLTAQTKARA; from the coding sequence ATGACCAGGACGCCCCTTTTCCGTGCCGGTTCGCACGAGAACTTCCGTGTCGTCGTCACCGGTCCGGTGGGCGTCGATAAGAAGCCCTTCCTCGAGCGGCTGGTGGAATACGCCGCGGGCCGGGGCCACTCCGCCCGGCTGTTCAACGTCGGCGACATGATGTACGCCGAAGCGCCGGATGTCGCACCGGGCCGGATTCTGGACGTCTCCCTCGGAAGGCTGAACACGCTGCGGCGGTCGGTATTCAAGGAAGTCCTTTCGCAGGTGCACACGCACGAAACGGTGATTGTGAACACGCACGCGGCTTTTCGCTGGAAGCACGGCCTGTTTCCCGCGTTCGACCACGACCAGATGCTCCAGCTCGACGCCGACCTCTACGTCACCCTGATTGACAACGTGGATGCAGTGCACGAGCGCCTCGACCGCGAGCACCACATTCGTCACACGCTCAAGGACATCCTCGTCTGGCGCGAGGAGGAGATTCTCGCGACGGAAGTCCTCGCCAACGTTATCCGCGGCCACGGCTCGTTCTACATCCTGGCCCGCGGCGAGGAAGATCTCTCCATGCTTGCCTTGTACCGCCTGATCTTCCATCGCCACCGCAAGGTGTACCCGTCGTTCCCCATGACCCACATCATGTCGAATCCGCATCTTCGGGAGGAGGTCAACGAATTCCGGCGCGTGATGGCCGAGCATTTCGTCGCCTTCGACCCGGCCGACCTGGAAGACAGTCACCTCCAGAAAGCCGCCTCGGAAGCCGCCGCACAGGGCAAGGAGACGATGACCGTCAACATCAACGGCCGGGACATGACGTATCGCGTCGCCGATGTCGTGCAGGTGGCCAAGGATATCGACGCCCAGATTTACGCCCGCGACTTCAAGCTCATCGAGCAGTCGGACATGATCGTCAGCTTGATTCCGGCGTTCACGGATGGCAGGCCCTGCCTTTCTTCCGGCGTCGAGCGCGAGTTGCAGCACGCCCACGAATGCACCAAGGAAGTGTTCGTGGTTTGGCGGTCGCCTTCTGAGCCGTCGCCGTTCGTTACCGAAACGGCCACGAAGGTCTTCCGCAGCGTGGCCGAGGCGATGGAACACTTCCTCAAGCGCGGGTATATCGAGGACATTCAACTGCCGCTCACCGCCCAGACGAAAGCGAGGGCATGA
- a CDS encoding extracellular solute-binding protein, protein MNRIIPLSLLCLCAAVGAARAEEDELVVITPHNIHIQEEFEAGFHRYLGRPVHIRWIKQGTSELIQLLDAKDRTDPGKSFGIDVFFGGGMADHLLAASRGYLSSANIDDKVLQPIPKEIGGYHLLDNDKRWFATALSTFGILVNKRGLETNKLPAVHAWADLADPRMESWVVLADPRKSASVQVCYEAVLQQYGWEKGFELLMEMGGNSRLIADSSSGVPNEVGTGNALAGPCIDFYAHARIEQAGSDILGYVLPEGGTAVTPDPISLLRNPPHRKLAEDFIAFTLSDAGQQLWVLPPGTSGGPLKHNLYRTSVRPDLFERFRASIPADRFFDYTQAKPMEKFDPSLHSARLLLVSELMGAAIVDQHDDLVRAWRALIAAGFPEDAMAEWRRMPVSEEKTGEVAAKLNEGGRTTRDLVRDWRRFYREKYDRVRELAQR, encoded by the coding sequence ATGAACAGAATTATTCCGCTAAGCTTGCTCTGTCTGTGCGCCGCCGTCGGTGCCGCCCGGGCCGAAGAGGATGAGCTGGTCGTCATTACGCCGCACAACATTCACATTCAGGAAGAGTTCGAAGCCGGCTTCCATCGATACCTTGGCAGGCCCGTCCATATTCGATGGATCAAGCAGGGCACCAGCGAGCTGATCCAACTGCTCGATGCCAAGGACAGGACCGATCCCGGAAAGTCCTTCGGAATCGATGTTTTTTTCGGAGGCGGCATGGCCGACCACTTGCTGGCGGCGTCGCGCGGCTACCTCTCGTCTGCGAACATTGACGACAAGGTGCTTCAGCCGATCCCCAAGGAAATCGGCGGTTACCACCTGCTGGATAATGACAAGCGGTGGTTCGCTACGGCATTGTCGACGTTCGGTATTCTGGTGAACAAGCGCGGACTTGAGACCAACAAGCTGCCGGCGGTTCACGCCTGGGCGGACTTGGCCGATCCGCGGATGGAGAGCTGGGTGGTCTTGGCAGACCCGCGCAAATCGGCGAGTGTGCAAGTCTGCTACGAGGCCGTGCTCCAGCAGTACGGTTGGGAAAAGGGCTTCGAGCTGCTCATGGAAATGGGCGGCAATTCGCGCCTGATCGCCGACAGCAGCAGCGGAGTCCCCAACGAGGTGGGAACGGGCAACGCCCTGGCGGGCCCGTGCATCGATTTCTACGCGCATGCGCGGATCGAACAGGCTGGTTCGGACATTCTGGGTTACGTCCTTCCCGAAGGCGGTACGGCCGTGACGCCCGACCCTATCTCGCTGCTTCGCAATCCGCCGCACCGGAAACTCGCCGAGGACTTTATCGCCTTCACCCTGAGTGACGCCGGGCAGCAGTTGTGGGTGCTTCCTCCCGGAACCTCGGGTGGACCATTGAAGCATAATCTATATCGCACGTCGGTCCGCCCCGATCTTTTTGAACGATTCCGGGCGTCGATTCCCGCGGATCGCTTCTTCGACTACACCCAGGCCAAGCCCATGGAGAAATTCGATCCGTCGCTTCACAGCGCGCGTTTGCTGCTGGTCTCGGAATTGATGGGTGCGGCCATCGTCGATCAGCACGACGATCTCGTGCGGGCGTGGCGGGCTCTCATCGCCGCGGGATTCCCCGAGGATGCGATGGCCGAATGGCGGCGCATGCCCGTGTCCGAGGAGAAAACCGGCGAGGTCGCCGCCAAGTTGAATGAAGGCGGGCGGACCACGCGCGACCTTGTGCGGGATTGGCGGCGTTTCTATCGGGAGAAATACGATCGCGTTCGTGAATTGGCCCAGCGGTAA
- a CDS encoding ABC transporter ATP-binding protein, which produces MGVSLTVEAVNKSYGTTRVLEGISMSVAPGEIFFLLGPSGCGKTTLLRLLSGFAQPDRGRILMGDQDVTGWPPQRRPTALVFQNYAIWPHMTVAQNVAFGLRSQRMPRGEIRQRVQESLETVRLGDLGARRPSQLSGGQQQRVALARSLAVRPRILLLDEPLSNLDAKLRDDMRMEIRAICKEADVTAVYVTHDQKEALSIADRIAIMNAGRIAQVGAPRELYRRPASKMVAEFLGDVNLVPATVENAEGMWIKVRTPMGVLAVARNGGEPPAKQCILAVRPESIVPLNGQSAINVFRAVLDGRTYLGSASILMLRSGDTDLKVTRPESATPLTDADINGTTWTVDPNDLVLLPPS; this is translated from the coding sequence ATGGGTGTGTCCCTTACGGTCGAAGCAGTAAACAAGTCCTACGGAACGACGCGCGTTCTGGAGGGCATCTCCATGTCCGTTGCGCCGGGGGAAATTTTCTTTCTTCTGGGTCCGTCGGGCTGCGGGAAGACGACACTGCTTCGCCTGCTCTCCGGCTTCGCCCAGCCGGACCGCGGGCGCATTCTCATGGGCGATCAGGATGTGACCGGCTGGCCTCCGCAGCGCCGACCCACGGCGCTGGTGTTCCAGAATTACGCCATCTGGCCTCACATGACCGTGGCGCAAAACGTCGCCTTCGGTCTGCGATCCCAGCGGATGCCACGGGGAGAAATCCGCCAACGGGTGCAGGAATCGCTCGAAACGGTTCGACTGGGCGACCTGGGGGCTCGGCGCCCCAGCCAGCTTTCGGGCGGCCAGCAGCAGCGTGTGGCGCTCGCGCGGTCGCTGGCGGTGCGCCCGCGCATCCTGCTCCTCGACGAGCCCCTGAGCAACCTGGACGCGAAACTCCGTGACGATATGCGGATGGAGATTCGCGCGATCTGCAAGGAGGCGGACGTCACGGCCGTGTATGTTACACACGACCAAAAAGAGGCCTTGTCCATAGCCGATCGAATCGCGATCATGAACGCGGGCCGAATCGCGCAAGTGGGCGCGCCCCGGGAGCTCTATCGACGACCCGCGTCGAAGATGGTGGCGGAGTTTCTCGGTGATGTGAACCTGGTGCCGGCCACGGTGGAGAACGCCGAGGGAATGTGGATCAAGGTCCGCACGCCGATGGGCGTGCTGGCTGTTGCGCGCAACGGCGGAGAGCCGCCGGCGAAGCAGTGCATTCTGGCCGTTCGACCCGAATCCATCGTGCCGCTGAACGGTCAGTCGGCGATCAATGTCTTCCGCGCGGTTCTCGATGGGCGGACCTATCTCGGGTCGGCGTCGATCCTCATGTTGCGGAGCGGGGACACCGACCTCAAGGTGACCCGGCCGGAATCGGCGACACCCCTGACGGACGCCGACATCAACGGCACAACGTGGACCGTTGACCCGAATGATCTTGTCCTGCTGCCGCCATCCTGA
- a CDS encoding iron ABC transporter permease, translating to MALRVRSHHFVSLLVLAVLVVLLIVPIVSVVRRGFEDAGEFTLYWFRVVLEDPLYREGLVNGLIIAASVTLLSLVLALPLALIADVYEFRGRMLLTAAAQIPLILPPFVGAIGAKGLLSRNGGINALLASWGIIDPGSPIDFMAYPFATCVVLESLYLYPIILLNLMAALANIDPALREAAKDLGAGPIRRLWTIVLPLVRPGAFAGCALVFIWSFTELGTPLMLGIRKLTAVQVFDALQTTRPEGDAYALVVVLMVVSVGVYLVGRVLFGGGSDASMSRGTTAVPLRRLSGWRAVLASVPFMVVFVFAVIPHVGVILTSLSRSGIIEANLQWITFEHYAELIRNMTTASESAVGSMAAQSIANSAAYSVLATGIDLVLGLTIAYLVVRHASPLTRLIDSLAMLPLAVPGLVMAFGYFAITQTGPLSFLNPLEHSPITILAIAYAIRRLPFLVRACSAGLQQLPQAMEEAAADLGAGKVRTLVRVVIPLLAANLLAGTLLVFSRSMLEVSDSLLLAFDPSSYPMTKAIWALAAIPQDGVQTASALGVVGMILLAVTFGGGTFLLGKRLGALFRI from the coding sequence ATGGCACTCCGCGTTCGCTCGCATCACTTCGTCTCGCTGCTCGTGCTGGCGGTGCTGGTGGTGCTGCTGATCGTGCCGATTGTCTCTGTGGTACGCCGCGGATTCGAGGACGCCGGCGAGTTCACGCTGTATTGGTTCCGGGTAGTTCTCGAAGACCCCCTCTATCGGGAAGGGCTGGTCAACGGTTTAATCATCGCGGCGTCGGTGACGTTGCTCTCGTTGGTTCTGGCGCTTCCCCTGGCCCTGATCGCGGACGTTTACGAATTCCGCGGGCGAATGCTCCTTACCGCCGCGGCCCAGATTCCATTGATTCTTCCGCCTTTCGTCGGTGCTATCGGTGCGAAGGGATTGCTGTCGCGCAACGGCGGCATCAACGCCCTGCTGGCATCGTGGGGAATCATCGATCCCGGATCACCCATCGACTTCATGGCCTATCCGTTTGCGACGTGCGTCGTACTGGAGAGTCTTTATCTTTATCCGATCATCCTGCTGAACCTGATGGCGGCGCTGGCGAACATTGATCCTGCGCTGCGCGAGGCGGCGAAGGACCTGGGTGCCGGCCCGATTCGCCGTCTGTGGACGATCGTGCTTCCGCTCGTTCGCCCCGGCGCGTTTGCCGGCTGTGCCCTGGTGTTCATCTGGTCGTTCACCGAATTGGGCACGCCGCTGATGCTCGGTATTCGGAAACTGACGGCCGTGCAGGTTTTCGACGCGTTACAGACGACCCGTCCGGAAGGCGACGCCTACGCGCTGGTCGTTGTCCTCATGGTGGTCAGCGTAGGCGTTTATCTTGTGGGGCGGGTTCTCTTCGGCGGCGGTTCGGATGCGTCCATGTCCCGCGGGACGACGGCGGTTCCGCTGCGGCGCCTTTCCGGCTGGCGCGCTGTCCTCGCCTCCGTGCCGTTTATGGTCGTTTTTGTATTCGCCGTCATTCCCCATGTCGGCGTGATTCTGACGAGCCTGTCGCGATCAGGCATTATCGAAGCCAATCTCCAATGGATCACGTTCGAGCACTATGCTGAGCTGATCCGCAACATGACCACGGCATCGGAGTCGGCGGTGGGCTCGATGGCCGCCCAGAGTATCGCGAACAGCGCCGCCTACTCCGTTCTTGCGACGGGTATTGATCTGGTGCTGGGTTTGACCATCGCGTATCTCGTTGTGAGGCACGCGAGCCCGCTCACGCGGCTTATCGACTCCCTGGCGATGTTGCCCCTGGCGGTTCCGGGGTTGGTCATGGCCTTTGGATACTTCGCCATTACGCAGACCGGCCCGCTGTCGTTCCTCAACCCGCTGGAGCACAGCCCCATAACGATCCTGGCCATCGCCTACGCGATTCGGCGTCTGCCGTTTCTCGTTCGGGCGTGCAGCGCCGGATTGCAGCAGCTTCCCCAGGCGATGGAAGAAGCGGCGGCCGATCTCGGCGCAGGAAAGGTTCGCACGCTGGTCCGGGTCGTCATTCCCCTGCTCGCCGCGAATCTCCTGGCGGGCACGCTGCTGGTCTTCAGCCGTTCGATGCTGGAAGTGTCCGATAGTCTGCTCCTGGCGTTTGATCCGTCGTCCTATCCCATGACCAAGGCCATTTGGGCGCTGGCGGCAATTCCGCAGGACGGCGTGCAAACGGCATCAGCGCTGGGCGTCGTGGGGATGATTCTGCTTGCGGTGACGTTCGGAGGCGGGACCTTCCTGCTGGGGAAACGGCTGGGCGCATTGTTCCGCATTTAG
- a CDS encoding lamin tail domain-containing protein, whose protein sequence is MQGTGSKYGNRATAFAGAVLCAALAAPSFGQVIISEVVDANLSGGLPKFVELTNVGCNPVDLSTYSLVNYNNGGTTATNTYPLAGVLAPGFSYVASYENGDGPGVGVFFNTYGFDPDDFTPGASINGDDTIVLFDGATIVDQLGEIGVDGTGTAWEYLDSWARRNANVLTGNAGVFNAAEWTFGGPNALDPVTQADLPTVTFPGTHTFDDPGCAPVPYACCDLFTGLCTLELAADCADPFDVWTFGETDCGAVGCTIDAGACCDTATGNCVETLTADCTGATEVFTPGMNCTQVDCTVPTGACCLTGTCVADVTAAACVASGGSYQGDDSTCDAGCPAPSGVVINEMRIDQVGNDDDEYFELSGAPGTNLDGLTYIVIGDGAGGSGTIEAVVDLTGLSLPADGHFLAVEDTFTLGGSPDLVLSSASNGLNFENSDNVTHLLVSGFTGADGDDLDTNDDGILDVAPWTSILDCVSLLEGFPGDALYCVVVVGPDGSFVPGHVLRCEDTTGNWIIGPFAPTGAQDTPGVANGCGGCCLPDATCANIDVNDCTDAGGSYLGDGEFCQNQADSDNDGSVDACDGCPADEFKTEPGQCGCGNPDTDSDGDSVADCVDNCDLIANSGQENGDADSLGDACDNCPAVDNEDQADADGDTFGDVCDNCPITTNEDQADADSDGVGNVCDNCPDNANASQTDSDGDGNGNACDICPGFDDNADADGDGVPDGCDQCPGADDGQQGATGDDDGDGVINCVDQCNGADDAVFAPGCVGAIPAASEWGLMVLALCMLVASKVAFGRSEV, encoded by the coding sequence ATGCAAGGGACGGGTTCGAAGTACGGAAATCGGGCGACTGCGTTTGCAGGCGCGGTGCTTTGCGCTGCGCTGGCCGCACCGTCGTTCGGGCAGGTGATCATCAGCGAAGTCGTTGATGCGAACCTGTCGGGCGGTTTGCCGAAGTTTGTGGAGCTGACCAACGTCGGCTGCAATCCGGTTGATCTTTCGACGTACAGCCTGGTCAACTACAACAACGGAGGGACTACGGCGACGAACACTTATCCGTTGGCGGGCGTCCTGGCGCCCGGTTTCTCCTACGTCGCTTCGTACGAGAATGGTGACGGCCCGGGCGTCGGCGTGTTCTTCAACACGTACGGGTTCGATCCCGACGATTTCACGCCTGGCGCATCGATCAACGGTGACGACACGATCGTGCTGTTCGACGGCGCGACCATTGTCGACCAGCTCGGCGAGATCGGCGTTGACGGTACCGGGACGGCTTGGGAGTACTTGGATAGTTGGGCCCGGCGCAACGCCAACGTGCTGACGGGCAACGCCGGCGTGTTCAACGCGGCCGAGTGGACTTTCGGTGGACCCAACGCCCTTGACCCGGTCACCCAGGCTGACCTTCCCACCGTGACGTTCCCCGGTACCCACACGTTCGATGATCCGGGTTGTGCCCCGGTTCCTTACGCCTGCTGTGATCTGTTCACGGGGCTTTGCACGCTGGAGCTCGCCGCGGATTGCGCCGATCCCTTTGACGTCTGGACATTCGGTGAAACCGATTGCGGAGCGGTGGGTTGCACGATCGATGCCGGCGCCTGCTGCGATACGGCGACGGGCAATTGCGTCGAGACGCTGACGGCCGATTGCACCGGCGCGACCGAGGTCTTCACCCCCGGGATGAATTGCACTCAGGTTGACTGCACGGTTCCGACCGGCGCCTGCTGCCTGACGGGCACTTGCGTTGCGGACGTGACGGCGGCGGCCTGTGTCGCCAGCGGCGGTTCGTATCAGGGCGATGATTCGACCTGTGACGCCGGCTGTCCGGCCCCCTCGGGCGTGGTCATCAACGAGATGCGTATCGATCAGGTCGGTAACGACGACGACGAGTATTTCGAGCTCTCGGGCGCTCCGGGAACGAATCTGGACGGATTGACGTATATCGTCATCGGAGACGGCGCGGGTGGCAGCGGCACGATTGAAGCTGTTGTGGACCTGACGGGTCTGAGCCTTCCCGCTGACGGCCATTTCCTGGCCGTTGAAGATACGTTTACGTTGGGCGGTTCTCCGGACCTCGTTCTCTCGTCGGCCAGCAATGGTCTGAATTTCGAGAACTCAGACAACGTAACGCACCTCCTGGTCAGCGGATTCACCGGTGCCGATGGCGACGATCTGGACACGAACGATGACGGCATTCTCGATGTGGCTCCGTGGACGTCCATCCTCGATTGCGTCTCGCTGCTCGAGGGCTTCCCGGGCGATGCGCTGTATTGCGTCGTTGTGGTCGGTCCGGACGGCTCCTTCGTTCCCGGTCACGTGCTGCGTTGCGAAGACACGACCGGCAATTGGATCATCGGCCCGTTCGCCCCGACGGGCGCTCAGGACACGCCCGGCGTGGCCAACGGCTGCGGCGGTTGCTGCCTGCCCGATGCGACCTGTGCGAATATCGACGTGAATGACTGCACCGATGCGGGCGGAAGCTACCTCGGCGACGGCGAATTCTGCCAGAACCAGGCCGACAGCGACAACGACGGCTCGGTGGACGCGTGCGATGGCTGCCCGGCGGACGAGTTCAAGACCGAACCCGGTCAGTGCGGCTGCGGCAATCCTGATACCGACTCCGATGGTGACAGCGTTGCCGATTGCGTCGACAACTGCGATCTGATCGCAAATTCGGGCCAGGAAAACGGCGATGCCGATTCGCTCGGCGACGCCTGCGACAACTGCCCGGCCGTGGACAACGAGGATCAGGCCGATGCCGACGGTGACACGTTTGGCGATGTCTGTGACAATTGTCCGATCACGACCAACGAAGATCAGGCCGACGCCGATTCCGACGGCGTCGGGAATGTGTGCGATAACTGCCCGGACAATGCCAATGCCTCGCAGACGGACAGCGACGGCGACGGCAATGGCAACGCCTGCGACATATGCCCCGGCTTCGACGACAACGCCGATGCCGACGGTGACGGCGTTCCGGACGGCTGCGATCAGTGCCCCGGTGCCGATGACGGCCAGCAGGGCGCGACGGGCGATGACGACGGCGACGGCGTCATCAACTGCGTTGACCAGTGCAACGGCGCGGACGATGCGGTGTTCGCTCCCGGTTGTGTCGGGGCGATCCCGGCCGCCTCGGAGTGGGGCCTGATGGTCCTGGCGCTGTGCATGCTGGTGGCTTCGAAGGTGGCCTTCGGCCGCAGCGAGGTCTAA